The genomic stretch GGTCGTCTAAACTTTAAAAGGccgtgtttttattatttatgttactTCCCACAACAACTTAAGTAGTTTAGTTGAGCAgaatggtaaaaaaaagggATTGAATTCAACAGGCAGAAATAATAGTTTTCTTGTCCTCTTGCAAAGCAACCAGTGTCCAGAAGTTTCATTGAGCCTGTCACCAAGTGGAACTCCATTTGAGCTCATTATTGGCTTAAACATGTGTAATTTTTACAAGTAATGAACAGTTTGAAAATCTGAATCCTGATAGCTTGAATGCTAATTCCATAAATTACAGGATTAAGCAATGGGGGAAATATCAGAAAGTAAAGGGCAAGAAATATGCGAGCTTTATATGGTACATGACTCATGTTGAAACGACTCTGGATAATATCAAAAAAGGCTCCCACTGCATAGTTAATCACAGCCAGTAAGTGTGGGGTGCACGTTTGAATAGCTTTGGCCTGAGACTCCTTTGAAGCAGACAGGCAGATTCTGAGTATTTGCGCATATGAATATAGTATCATGAGCAGCTGtggaacaattaaaaaaacagatacaaCAAAGCCAACTTTGCTGTGGAAAGAAATTTCAAAACAAGACAGTTTCACTAATTCAAAGTTAACACAATACACCTTTTCTATTATCCTGCCACAAAATGTATACAGTAGAGTTAATATAAAATACAGCCCAAATATAATGAAAGGATAAATCCAGGACAATGCAATAAGGGTGCATACTTTTCTATGAGACATTAATTGGTGATAGTGTAATGGATGACAAATGGCAACATATCGGTCATAGCCCATCACTGCTAAAGTATTAAATTCAACTGAaccatatgtgtgtatacaaaTGACCTGTAAAAAACAAGCAGCCAGAGATATTTCATAAGTACGAGACATTAAATTGCCAAGGACTGATGGTAATAAAGATATAGTGCCATAAATCCCATTCACAGATAAgttacacattaaaaaatacatgggTTCATGGAGACTTTTTTCAATATAAATTACTGTAAGAAGAATTATATTTGTCATTAGCATAAGGATGAACAATAACAGGAAACCTGGAAAGTATAGATATCTATGGTCTTCCAGTTCAGTGTATGGCTTcaatatgaatgacgtcaccacTGATCCATTCTCCATGGTCTAGTTGCACACACTGAATCCTGCAaagattataaaaataacagatgTATTAACCATGTTATATTTGAGCAGGAGGAGggactgtagttttttttattttgtatttacatgTTAGGATGAATCTTCCAGGATGTGACAGCAGAGTCTCTGTGAAAACTATTTCGACGAGTCTGGGGTGTTAAACCAGTGTCCCGATCAAATTTCCATAAATTCTATATCTTGTATATAAGTAGCATCTGATTGGGTAAACAATCCCTTGAATCCTTTATCCACTTCCTCCCCTTTTGCACTGGTACACATTCATTGTCATAAGgctgaattatgtatttatatgaatgCGCAGGGTCATGATATGTTTGCAGGACTGAactattaaagaaattaaaagggCAAGTAAAGGTTTAGaaatcactgcagcaaaagtattATAAAATTACACCaaatactgctactactactagtactgttactacagctactactgctaccattactgctactactacaactactacatATGGCTGGGCAAttaaacaataatgataatgatatatATGTACCTTGATATAACTTTTCATCAATGCTCAAATAAGAAATATTCTATAATACGTCAATAGAGATCATTGCATGGAAGGACAAACAAGTACACAAATAATGtacaaacagccaatcaaaacagaaatgaagcCATGTCTAACCAATCACGTAGCAGGAAGAGAGTTGCATACAGCATTGATTAAGGTTGAGATGCACAGCACCACGTGATGCTGTTTAGGTttgaaagaatgaatgaaaaaatcaGCCTTCTTTCAAAGGACATTTGGAGTGACAGTGTAAAAACGTATGAAGTGACAACTCAACAGCCACAACCTCATGCTCAACAAGTGTAgacaatgtgtttttaaaaaaggtactAAGACTTAAGTAGTGTGGcaataatttagtcatttaatgTCCAACACAAAACAGGATGACGTATATTGGCTGAGATATGAACTCCCTGGCCGTAAACATGTTACACTGCGCTCACccagttgtttgtttgtttgcttgtttgtttgttttaacacaAACACTATAACACTCCTATAACACTGGAAACCTATTTTAAAATCTGACGAAGGATGTGTGCTAAACAAAAAttgagatttttgttttttatgattatttattgaTATACTATTTTGTATCAAGGATTCTGTCCAgaattccattcattttcttttctgctctGATTTGCTGTAACACTTGAAAGCTGTTCTGGCTATTATTACACTATATGCACTATTTTGCACAAAGGTTGTTTTCCAGAATTTaaggttttttctttcatctgcTGACAAGAattgagattttattttatttattcatttatttttttaaataatgaattgatTATATTAATCccttatatttctgtttgtaacCCATACACTTGTTTGTAAATTTTCAAGCCTGACTGAAAATAAGTAATAATCCAAACCACGTCTAACCTGGTATCTTCATCTTTCATACAGGAGCAAAAGGGAATCTTTACATGTCAGAAATAATGGTTTGCTTTTATTGTGATTCATATATTGATACGTACTGATATGAAAAAATTAtcatgaaaaccttttttgaCATACCATCCAGCCCGACTATTACTcatattactactactactactactactaaataataataataataataataataataataataataataataataataataataataataacaacaaagtAGAAGTTATCATAATTTTATGTGGATTAGGACATTCATGCCCTGTATAACGTATGAGAGAAAATGTCAacgtaaatataaaatacatacccAGCAGATATTCATTCAGTTCTGGCCCCtttcaaaatgattattgttatttaaaaaaaaaaaaaaattcttcttgTAACTTACAGCCCTGATCGTGTTGGTGTTCTTCAGACAACACACTTGAGGAATAGAATCTTCACTCGATCTTTTTATAAAGGATCTGCCCACATAACCATACAGGTTGTAGTCAGTTGATGTCATAGCTTATTTACATTCAATATGCTATCAGTTACAGTGACGTTATGGTTATAATTAAACACAAATCCCCCAAAGATATTCACACCAACAACATGCAAGTGTGTTAAAGGAGAAGCAACAGGAGAGATGTTTGcgaaaaataatggaaatgttcattttggctTCACAAACGTACTCTACTTGAAAGTTATAAAGAACACATTAAACAAATCTTCGTGTTTGATTTTGTCTCATTCCCAGATGCAAAGCTTGCCCGTGCCTAACTGTCTGAGTAAATTCATTCAAAACGGGAGGGTAGCTAATTCAGGTTTCTATAAAAGGTTTTCATTGGCTGGCGGTCTTAGCACCCAGTAAGCACCACATCCTGTTTCTCACTTCCTGAAAGTTTGGCCATGTTTGCTGCCCATGAATTCACTAGCTGGGTCCTCACTAAAGAAGACATGTACAACTGTTGCCAGGTCAGTTTTATTTACCAAGTGTGGCCCACGGTTTGCAGTTTGCAGGCTAGAATTACCAAAGCAATTGTACAGAATACATAATCATATTTGGTGATCTCGTCCTTTATATAAAATCATGGAAAATCTAGTGACATATTGGAATGTCATGGAATCTGTCACACATGCCTGTCAATGCCAAGACATTGTTGAGAAAATTGCTGTAGGAACCTTTGGCTCAGCAGAGACATTATTGGCAAGTAAGCAATGAAAGAATCActgatcagttttttttcccacagtgaTTGAAAGGAATGAGTGTTGAAGTCTGTCAGATACCTAGCTTTAGAGTGCCACattggggagagagggacagtgtgttaacataaacaaacagcagGCCTAGAAGCCTCAGGCACGTTCTTAGAGGTGTGTGCAGGTACAGGCGCCCTTAGCATACAGCTGCAGACTGGCAGGCTGTAAGGAAGGCCACACACTACATGGTGTTGTAAATGTCGAATTATTGCTTTTAGTACATGCCTTCAAAAATGATTATGATGAGGCTAACCTGAGTGAGTCTGGCCTGCCTTACAACAAAGCCTGGTCCATGAGAGCACATATTAATAGGATAgatattagaaaaatacataaataaataaaccatcaaACAATGTTCAGAAATCAACAcccttaaaatattttagcgAATCTTAATATCGCTGATTATTGTTAACTGATTAAAATCTCATGCACTGTTTTGATTATTAATTCCTCAATAGTGCAGGGCAAGACAGTCTAACTAAATATTTgtgttcttgatttggctccgtactccacaattttagataatttaaaaaatcgtaatcacagaaagcataaataaagaacagaaaCTTGGACTTTCACTGCAAGTAAACAAACTGCGAGTTGAACAGTTGTGGGGGAAAAGTGTGATATGCACTGTTCAGTATGCTCAATTTAACTTAAGTTCATAAATGAAGCCCTTCTTTGGAATTTGCATGGATTCTTCGCACATCGAAGTAAAACCTGGTTATTCTCACAGTGCCGTAGATTTATGGGCATTATAAAGGGTGGCTTGGACCACATTAAGTTTCATGTTCCTTACTGAAATTCTGGCTAATGGGGTATGGAGACAAATctaattttaataaatgcacaAGACTGCTGACCGTTTTCTACAGTGTTCTTACACTGAATGAGCATCAGTCTGACTCCAGCTCTCACTCCCCAGAGCCAACGTGTGGACTGGGATTCActctgacaaaataaataaattaaataaattattttatttgatttttccACCAGACACCACTTTGCACATTCAGCAATCACTAACTATGCCAAATTgagtttttgagaaaaatagcGTTTACctgttagtcaaagttaaggattaatgttgttttaatacaGGGTATGATATGTTGAGTATTGTGACTAGTTTCACCAAATAAAAGTGCAGACTGCTTCCATTTGGCCATAATTCCTCCTCATGCAAATCATTTCAGAGAGCGTGAGCACTGATATAGGCAAATGAAATAAGAATCAATGTTAGGTGTGTCTTTGTAATACATTTGTCTCAATTAGCAGCATTGCCTTTAACAGTAAAATTGATCTAATAAAGTAGTGATTTAGGGTGaaacaaatgtactgtatctaAGGATCGAAAGTGATTCAAATAAAGAATCGGGCATTTTTGAGCATGTGTGGAAGAGACATTCTCATGGGCCCTACCGACTGCAATGAAGGGCAAACCACCTCATTGGCTGGACAGATGTGTCATTCAAAAACTGAATGAGCCAATAAAAATAGATTCAGCCATTAATAACAGCTCAGTCCATGTGGAAATGCATTCAATTACTGCTGAACATTATTTGATGACGTATCACAACGACATATTAGTGATAAAGAGTACAAAAGTACAAAATCAAGG from Anguilla anguilla isolate fAngAng1 chromosome 12, fAngAng1.pri, whole genome shotgun sequence encodes the following:
- the LOC118209846 gene encoding olfactory receptor 52K2-like, giving the protein MENGSVVTSFILKPYTELEDHRYLYFPGFLLLFILMLMTNIILLTVIYIEKSLHEPMYFLMCNLSVNGIYGTISLLPSVLGNLMSRTYEISLAACFLQVICIHTYGSVEFNTLAVMGYDRYVAICHPLHYHQLMSHRKVCTLIALSWIYPFIIFGLYFILTLLYTFCGRIIEKVYCVNFELVKLSCFEISFHSKVGFVVSVFLIVPQLLMILYSYAQILRICLSASKESQAKAIQTCTPHLLAVINYAVGAFFDIIQSRFNMSHVPYKARIFLALYFLIFPPLLNPVIYGISIQAIRIQIFKLFITCKNYTCLSQ